The genomic DNA ttgagccagtggattactgaacaaaacgtgccaacaaaacagagttttgggatataaagagggactttattgaacaaaaaatGTGTTGTGTAACAGGGACTCTTGAGTCtacaaccatatgaagatcttcaaaggtaagtgatacattttatcgctatttctgacttttgtaactcctttacttggttgtaaaatgcttttgtatgcggggcactgtcctcaaaaaatcgcatggtatgcttttgccgtaaagcctttttgaaatctgacacagcggctggattaacaagaagttcatctttaaaccgatgtcTAACACTTCTGTTTTTCTGAATGTTTAAtttgactatttctgtattttgaatttggcactctgcaatttcaccggaatTGGGGGTACACTGtaccactgtacccgcaccctaccataccctattctaatctattctaccacgcccagaaatctgctaaTTCTATTTTCTGTACCCAATGCACTAgatgaccagttttgatagcctttagccgtaccctcatcctactcctcctctgttcatcgGGTGATGttgaggttaacccaggccctgtgtgtccccaggcactctcatttgttgacttctgtaaccgtaaaaacATTggcttcatgcatgttaacatcagacgcctcctccctaagtttgttttactcactgctttagcaactccgccaaccctgatgtcctagccgtgtctgaatcctgatttaggaaggccaccaacatTTCTGAGATTTCCAACCCCAACTACAACATATTCCGTCAAGAtcgaactgccaaagggggaggagtagcaatctactgcagagaaagcctgcaaagttctgtcatactttccaggtctatgcccaaacagttcgaacttctaattttaaaaattattctctccagaaataagtgttttccagctgtgccctggacaccatatgcaAATAGATTTCCCCCCATCTCGTTTCAGAGTTCGTTccgttaggtgacctaaactgggaaatGCTTAAGTGTCTACAGActattcccacattctcaaaaatataaatattgtttaattcCCCAATTTCGGGGATTAGGAGTTTTGGGAAGAATAATGTCTTTGTTCtccacggtctctctctctccactccatggcagtgaagagagagagttgTGATGTTGTGACACTGTAAATGTTAAAAGTCGAATGGTTAAAGGTTTTGACATAAGATCTCAAATCTAGTAGAAATATTGATTAACTATTTTAATATGCTGTGTACCATCTTCTAAGGCATCTTCTGAGAAATAATAAAACAATTCAGAAACATGATTAAGACCAGACTGAGAACATCTTGCTATGAAGCACGTTTTTTTTAATGCTATAAGGAAATTAATACATGAGTGAAAGGGTGACAAAGGTCATAGGTTACAATCTAATCATCAAACTGTTCCATCTAGTAACTGTAGACGTAGCCGTAGCTATAGGTGTAATAGACGGTGCCTCTCTTCAGCTGGCAGATCTCACTGTGTGTTCCCGGGCTGATGGGGATTTTGCAGGTTCCCATGTGGAGATCTAGTCCGATGACATCATCCCAcacctaataataataatcatcataataacaataatagtaaaaATCATCATAataatcttcctcctcctcatcattatcatcttCATCATCGTAATAataattgatttgatttacataGTGATTTTCCAGTGCTCAAAACGCTTTGCATAGTAAGGGGGGAAACTCACCTCCACTGTCAGGACAGAGTTGGGAAGGATGTTAGCAAAGTTGAACTGGTCGGCCCAGATGGGGTTTTCCTGATCCTCCAGAGTGTTGCTCTTGCCATGAAAGGATGAACCGCACCACACCTAAGGAAGATAATGTTGTCAGTAGACTTtattaaactttttttaaattatgattgtgcttctttgggatagggggcggtattttgacgtccggatgaaaagcgtgcccaaagtaaactgcctgctgctcaggcccagaagctaggatatgcatataattggtatatttggatagaaaacactctaaattatgtgtgtgagtataacagaacttatttggctgGCAAAACCCGAGAACAAACAATCcaggattatatatttttttgagttCACTGTGTTTTCAATTGGATTTCTATGGTAAACTAGATTTATGAGGTTGATGTTtatggttgatgtttttcctttgagaaattaagaagtacGGCTAATCAGAATCAGAGTCAAGCCAAGTGGACTCTTTTGTTTTGGGCACGAGACCTGTAACTTGCTCCACTTTTTTTTgctattgaacacagtatattccgtcttaaattgtattgattatttacattttaggataccttAGGGTGAATTAGGAAAGTTGATTGAAATGTTTCAActaagtttacaggtaacttattagatcatttgtagtcatgttgggcgagttggaaccggtgtttttctgaatcaaacacgGCAAATAAATTGacagtttttgggatataaaaaaggagtttattgaacaaaaggaccatttgtgatgtttctgggacattttggagtgccaacagaagaagatcttctggcatgaattatatagttatttctgacttttgtgtcgccacctgcctggttgaacATGATTGCTATGCATTTGTAttgtggggtgctgtcctcagataatcgcatggtctgctttcgccgtaaagcctttttgaaatctgacaccgtggctggattaacaagaagttaagctttattttgacatATTGCTAGTGTATattcaagaatgttaaatatttacagtttctgtagtttgaatttggcaccctgcactttatctgaatgttggtcaggtgggacgctaccgtcccacctagCCTAGAGAGGTTTTAAATAGTAAATTATTGCTAATGTATGTACAGTTGGCTCACTTGAATGAGGAACCAGTATATGTACATtataattaattaattcatttGATTGTTTGTTCATTTTTCTTTTACTATTTCTTCACCTAACAAGTAACAAGCCAATCACTGACATGTTCATGGTCACATGTCACTGTAGGCTACTTGATAATCAAAAAAATGACAGCTGACTGTCTACTGTGTACTGTTTGATTATTGCTGTGTCTCTGTCCTTCTGTGTTAtgatgtctgtcctgtctgtaacATCACTGTAGGCTACTTGATAATCAAAAAAATGACAGCTGACTGTCTACTGTTTACTGTTTGATTATTGCTGTGTCTCTGTCCTTCTGTGTTAtgatgtctgtcctgtctgtaacATCACTGTAGGCTACTTGATATCCAAACAAATGACAGCTGACTGTCTACTGTGTACTGTTTGATTATTGCTGTGTCTCTGTCCTTCTGTGTTAtgatgtctgtcctgtctgtaacATCACTGTACTTCTGTTTTATCTCCCCACCTGACAGTTTGTTGTAGTAAATAAGAATGTTTTGT from Oncorhynchus clarkii lewisi isolate Uvic-CL-2024 chromosome 30, UVic_Ocla_1.0, whole genome shotgun sequence includes the following:
- the LOC139389289 gene encoding uncharacterized protein; this translates as MASLSLYLGLLVLCTLALVHCDLNGGPVRVYDIRASNLKRRLFMKPSPYVKVWCGSSFHGKSNTLEDQENPIWADQFNFANILPNSVLTVEVWDDVIGLDLHMGTCKIPISPGTHSEICQLKRGTVYYTYSYGYVYSY